AGACCTTAGGTAGCCCAAAGTAAAACATAAGTTATACTGGATAGAGGCCCAGTAAAAGGAAGATTAACAACATGGCAACAGGAATCCATTCCGCCGCTCACTTTCGGGCTGCAACCCCAACCTTTGGGCTGCAGAATCCATTTTGCGCGTCGATGTACCTACGGGTACACCTTCTTGCAAAAATGGCTTCTTCGCTTCCAAACATTGGGTCTTCACCTTGCGAAAGGAGCAGACGAAATGGCTTCTAATCGTCACTTAGGTCGGATAGTCGCCCTGCAAACTCTGTACGAGCAGGATTTTCGGCGCGAGTGTCAAGACGAGACCTTTGATCTTACCGAAGTAATGGCTCGCAACATAAGTCGTTACGATGAGATGATTGACGATAAGGACTTCATCGAACAATTGGTTCATGGTGTCGATAAGAAAGAGAAAGAGTTGGATGATACTATCCGGCCCTTGGCGCCAGAATGGCCCATTGAGCAAATAGCCCGCATGGACCGTGTTATCTTGCGTATCGGCGCTTATGAACTGTTGTTTGAAAAAGACGTTCCGCCTAAGGTTGTAATCAATGAAGCTGTCGAACTAGCCAAAGCATTCGGCGGCGACAATTCCTCGAAATTCATCAACGGCGTTTTAGGTAGTGTTTTGCGTCAAAAAGAAGGCGAGCCTGCCGAAGCGCCACAACCCCAAAAGGACTAAGAAGAATTAAGATGAAAAGACCAAAGCCAATCGCCGGCTTTAAAAAACTTGTGCATCGGCCTGGTATTCAGGAAGTTGTCCGCGAGCCAACCGCCGGCGGTATTGTTTACCGGCCAAGCAAAAAAAATCCTCAAACTGTCGAAATCCTACTAATCCAAGACAGCAAGGGTCGCTGGACCATTCCAAAAGGCCATATCGAAGAGGGTGAAACTGCCCGCCAGACCGCCCAGCGCGAAATTACCGAGGAAACCGGTCTAAAAGAGATGCAAGTGCTTGATTGGCTTGGCAAAATTAATTTTCGGTATCGCCGGGGCAACAGTCTGGTGCTGATGACTACCGAAATCTTTTTAGTCAAAGCCCAGGGCAACACCGACGAAGTTAAGCCCGAAAAATGGATGACCAGTTTGGGTTGGCTGCCGGCTACCGATGCGCTTGAAAAAATCGAATACGAAGACATCGGTAAGCTGATTTTGATAGCATTAAAGAAAATTAGAACGAATAATCAGGAGAAATAACTGACCAATGGACGTTAGTAAATACCAAGCTTTCGCCGACGATAAGTTCGGCGGAATAGCTAATATCAATCTGTTAATCACCGCCTTTACCCACCGCTCCTATATCAACGAGCACAAAAAGACCGCTGCCGCTCACAATGAGCGTCTAGAGTTTTTGGGCGACGCGGTACTTGAATTAGTTGTCACCGA
This window of the Candidatus Saccharimonadales bacterium genome carries:
- the nusB gene encoding transcription antitermination factor NusB, with amino-acid sequence MASNRHLGRIVALQTLYEQDFRRECQDETFDLTEVMARNISRYDEMIDDKDFIEQLVHGVDKKEKELDDTIRPLAPEWPIEQIARMDRVILRIGAYELLFEKDVPPKVVINEAVELAKAFGGDNSSKFINGVLGSVLRQKEGEPAEAPQPQKD
- a CDS encoding NUDIX domain-containing protein — encoded protein: MKRPKPIAGFKKLVHRPGIQEVVREPTAGGIVYRPSKKNPQTVEILLIQDSKGRWTIPKGHIEEGETARQTAQREITEETGLKEMQVLDWLGKINFRYRRGNSLVLMTTEIFLVKAQGNTDEVKPEKWMTSLGWLPATDALEKIEYEDIGKLILIALKKIRTNNQEK